One genomic segment of Hordeum vulgare subsp. vulgare chromosome 2H, MorexV3_pseudomolecules_assembly, whole genome shotgun sequence includes these proteins:
- the LOC123424730 gene encoding secreted RxLR effector protein 161-like, translating into MEDCNPSYVPMKPRLILSKKSEAPVVDATEYRSVVRKLRYLTNTRPDLAYSVDIVSHFMEAPTTKYWTAVENILRYIKGTTNFGCVYLREKKKEMLELLGYSDSDMSGDVDDRISTSDVVYFLGGNIVSWLLQKLKVVALSSREEEYIAAATAVFQGVCLGRLLGDLTGKERVVHNVDDKSTISLWKNPVSHDRPTDIDTRYGYLRECVEESKIDVNYICTDDQLADILTKSLGRQKFTEMRRRIGVQALK; encoded by the coding sequence ATGGAAGATTGCAACCCAAGTTATGTTCCAATGAAGCCTCGTCTTATACTAAGCAAGAAAAGTGAAGCACCCGTGGTTGATGCAACGGAGTATAGAAGTGTGGTCCGAAAGTTGAGGTATCTCACGAATACAAGACCAGACTTGGCCTATTCCGTTGACATAGTGAGTCACTTCATGGAAGCACCCACGACGAAATACTGGACAGCTGTGGAAAATATACTCAGGTACATCAAAGGGACAACAAACTTCGGTTGTGTCTAtttgagagagaagaagaaggagatgctgGAGCTATTGGGCTACAGTGATAGCGACATGTCAGGAGATGTGGACGACCGTATAAGTACCTCGGACGTGGTATATTTCTTGGGAGGAAATATAGTGAGTTGGCTATTACAAAAGTTGAAAGTGGTCGCATTATCCTCACGTGAAGAAGAGTATATTGCAGCTGCAACCGCGGTGTTTCAAGGTGTGTGTCTAGGAAGGCTACTTGGTGACCTCACAGGTAAGGAACGAGTGGTGCACAACGTTGACGACAAGTCTACAATCTCTCTGTGGAAGAATCCGGTGAGTCATGATAGACCCACAGACATCGATACAAGGTATGGGTACCTACGGGAGTGCGTGGAAGAAAGCAAGATTGACGTCAACTACATTTGCACTGACGACCAGCTTGCAGATATCCTGACCAAGTCTTTGGGACGACAGAAGTTTACAGAGATGCGGAGAAGGATCGGTGTCCAAGCTCTGAAGTGA